TAAAATATAAGTCTCGAGCTCAACTTCCTGTCGGGCCCTGACCTCTGTTTCGCTCATTACTTGCATCTCCTGAAACAGTTCCAGGGTATGCTTTGAAGTAAGGACCTGAAGGGCCTCCGGGGTGTTTTTATTATTACTCAATTTACGTTTTGCCGCCTCTTTCCACCAGGATTCACTATAACCATCACCGTCAAAACGGATACGCTTTGAGGACTTAATATATTCCCTGAGGACATTAAAGATAGCTTCATCTTTTTTAAGGCTCTTTTTTGCGATCAGCGCATCTACCTCAATCTTAAAATTGATTAACTGTTTTGCCACAATGGTGTTGAGCACGGTCATGGGCTTGGCGCAATTGGATTTTGATCCTACGCCCCTCATTTCAAATTTGTTGCCGGTAAAGGCAAAGGGGGAGGTGCGGTTTCTGTCTGTGTTGTCGAGAAGAATTTCAGGGATTTTCCCAACCACGTTGAGTTTTAATTCGGTTTTTTCCTCCGGGGATAATTTTCCTTGAGATACTCCTTCGAGTTCATCGAGAACTTCACTGAGTTGTTTCCCTATAAAAATGGAAAATATTGCCGGTGGAGCCTCGTTTGCCCCAAGGCGATGGTCATTACTCGCTGAAGCTATTGATGCCCTGAGAAGTTCCTCATAAGAATCGACTGCCTTGATCGTATTGACAAAGAAGGTCAGAAACTGCAGGTTCTTCATCGGGGTAGAACCCGGACTGAGAAGATTCACCCCGGTATCGGTTGCCAGAGACCAATTATTGTGTTTCCCTGAACCATTGATGCCTGCAAATGGTTTTTCGTGAAAAAGAACTTTAAGGTCGTGTTTGTCTGCTACTTTCTCCATCACATCCATCAGCAGCAGATTGTGATCCACAGCCAGGTTCGCCTCTTCAAAAACGGGAGCCAGTTCAAATTGATTCGGAGCTACTTCATTATGCCTGGTTTTCACAGGAATACCGAGCTTGGTACATTCCACTTCCAGGTCCTTCATGTAATTTATTGCTCGCAAGGGGATCACTCCAAAATAGTGATCATCTAGTTGTTGACCTTTGGCAGCAGCCTGCCCTACCAAAGTTCGCCCTGAAAGTACAAGATCAGGTCTGGAATTGGCGAGGGACTTGTCTATTAGAAAGTATTCCTGTTCCCATCCCAGGGTGGCGTTTACCTTATTAACGGTCTTGTCAAAATACCGGGCAACTTTGGTAGCGGCTTCATCAACTGCATGTAAGGCACGTAATAATGGGACTTTATTATCTAAAGCTTCTCCGGTATAGGATACAAAGACAGTGGGAATACACAAGGTTGCTCCGTAAATAAAGGCCGGTGAAGTAGGATCCCATGCTGTATATCCACGGGCCTCAAATGTATTTCGGATTCCTCCGCTGGGAAAGCTGGAGGCGTCAGGTTCTTGTTGTACCAGTTGGCTGCCACCGAACTTCTCAATAGCCCTGCCATTTGGAAGGAGGTCGAAAAAGGCGTCGTGTTTTTCGGCAGTGGCCCCTGTTAAGGGCTGAAACCAGTGAGTGTAGTGGGTAGCACCCATAGATAACGCCCATGATTTCATGGATTCGGCGATTTGATCAGCCATCTTTCTGTTGATTTTTGAACCTGTGAAAATGGCATTTTTCACACTCTCCAGGGCATCCCTGGTTAAGTATTGAGTCATTCGGTCTTCGTTAAAAACCTGCGATCCGAAGAGTTCTGACCTTCTGATTTCTTCAACCGTAATAGAAGGTTTTCGCTGAGAACTTTGGCTGATGGCGTTTAATCTTTGAGTAGACATATCTGGAAAGGTTTTTATTCCGGGAGCTAAATTAAACATTTCGCAGATATACCCCTATAATTAATAATTATTTACAATGAACCCCTATTAAATCAGGGGTGTTGATAATTATGTCGAAATTATTAATAATTACCCCCTATAATTTTATGGATCTATGGAAAATCTTTTATTTTTGGTGATCTTAAAAATTTGAAAATTTAACTCGCAAGATTATGAGCAAAGCAAAATTAGAATACATCTGGCTGGATGGATATCATCCCACCCAGAACATGCGTAGCAAGACGAAGATCGAGGACGATTTCAGTGGAAAGCTGGAAGACTGCCCAGTTTGGTCATTTGACGGAAGTTCAACGCAGCAGGCCGAAGGAGGATCTTCTGATTGCCTTCTGAAACCAGTAGCTATTTTTCCGGATCCTACCCGAATTAATGGGTACCTAGTGATGACAGAAGTAATGAATGCTGATGGAACACCTCATGTTTCCAATCACAGGGCCAAAATTGATGACGATGACAACGACTTTTGGTTCGGCTTTGAGCAGGAATACTTTATTATGGACAGGAAAACGCAACTGCCTTTGGGCTTCCCATTGGGAGGTTACCCGGGACCACAGGGAATGTACTACTGTTCCGTAGGAGGACTCAATACTCATGGCCGTGATTTTGTTGAAGAGCACGCAGACATTTGTCTTGAAGCTGGGATTAATTTTGAAGGGATCAACCAAGAGGTTGCTTCAGGACAATGGGAATTTCAGATTTTTGCCAAAGGAGCCAAGAATGCAGGTGACCAGGTATGGGTAGCTCGCTATATCTTAGATCGACTAACTGAATCTTACGGATATTATATAGAATATCATCCAAAACCTGTAAAAGGAGATTGGAACGGTTCCGGAATGCATGCTAATTTCTCAAACAGTCTGTTGAGAAATGCAGGTAGCAAGGATGTATACGAAGCAGTCTGTGAGGCATTCAGGCCTGTGGCTAAAGAACATATCGCTGTATATGGTGAATTCAACGACCAGCGACTCACCGGACTTCATGAAACAGCTTCCATTAATGACTTCAGCTATGGAGTTTCAGACAGAGGAGCTTCCATCAGGATTCCAATTGCTACCGTTGAGCGCGGATGGAAAGGATGGTTGGAAGACAGACGTCCTGCTTCAAACGGTGATCCGTACAAAATTGCAGGAAGAATTGTTCAGACCGTAAAATCGGCCAAGATCGAAGTTTCTGCTTGAGGAAATCAACTAACGTAAATTCAAACCGTTTTCAGAAGTATTTGAAAACGGTTTTTTTATGCCGTAATTTTTGGTTATCCCAGGGTTAAATATAAAAAAGCCCCGTAGCCCAGTAGCAGTATAATTCCGTCATGCCATCCCAACCTGAGTCCTTTGGGAAAAAATACAAGGGGAAGGACTAAAAAGGCAAAGCCCAGCATCCAGAAAATATCATTGTTCAATAACCCCTGATCTATCACATGAATTGGGCTTACCATTGACGTAATGCCCAGTACAGCCAACAGATTGAAAATATTGGATCCAATTAGGTTTCCCAGACCAATAGCTTTTTCTTTTTTGAGGATGGCAATCACCGAAGCGGCTAATTCAGGGATACTAGTACCCACAGATACTACCGTAATCCCAATTATTCGCTCGCTTACCTCATAAAAAGTGGCAAGACCAACTGCTCCGGTAATCAGGAATTCCGATCCGGCCCAGAGGCCAAATCCGCCTATACCAAGGAAAAATACCGCTTTGTAAAGTGGTAAAGGGATGATGCTTTTATCCAAATTCTCCACTACGGCGGGTTTCTGAAATTTCAAAAGAAAAACGAGAAAGAGGAAGAGACAGCCCAGCATGATACATCCTTCCAATGCGCTTATCACGCCATCGAAATAGATTAAAAAAAAGAATAGCAGTGAGGCTGCCATCATCACGGGCCAGTCCGTTTTATAAAAGCTTTTTCGAACCTCTATTGGCCCTAAAACCAGGATGATCCCCAGTACCAGGCCCAAATTGGCAATATTTGATCCAACGACGTTCCCCAAGGCCAGGTCGGGAAAACCTTCCAGGGCCGCATTTACACTTACAATGAGTTCCGGAGTGGAGGTTGCAAAGGAAACAATAGTCATCCCTATGATGATCCTAGGGATATTCAGCCTAAGGGAAAGAGCTACGGATGCCTTCAGGAGCCAATTCCCACCGATAATCAGCAGAGTCAGGCCCAGGACTATAAATATAAAATGCTGCAAATGTCAGATTTAAAAAATATAACGCAATCCTGAAGAGAACGATTATACCTTACGCGATTTCCATATATAGAATGTCAAATGTAAAAAATAGAAAGGATATAGTTTATTAAAAATGTTAAATAACTACAAATATAGTTGTATAACTATTTTTTTAGTAGTAGGTTTGATTTGCGCATTTGAGATGTAAAATCAGGTTAGATGACCTAAAATTAAAGGAATGAGAAAAAGTTTTGGTAGTGCATCGATTATTTTATTGTTGATGACAGGATGTGCTCAAAATACGTCATCCGAGCAATCTGCCTTTAAAAGTGAGGAGCAGAAATCAGAATTTATCTCCGGAAGTGGCCAATTGCCGGGATAATTATGGTGAGGCCTTAAGGGCAAAGGGGACGAAAAACGAAGCAATTTCAGCATAAGAAAAAGCCCTGGAAATAAGGCCCGATTTGGAATCTGCTCAGAGGGCACTTGAAGAACTAAAACAATAATCAGAATACAGCTTATGAAAAAACTGACGAACAAAGAGGAAGAGGTGATGAAGATTCTCTGGAAGCTGAAAAAGGCTTTTGTAAAAGAGATCCTGGCCGAAATAAAAGAAGATAAACCCCACTACAATACCCTATCTACTATTGTACGTAACCTAGAAGACAAGGAATACGTGGGTCATGAGGCCTTTGGAAATACACATCGGTACTTCCCTTTAATATCGATGGAAGCTTACCGAAAGCGATTTGTAAATGCCACAATTGCCGACTTTTACGACAATTCTTATAAAAGTCTGGTTTCTTTCTTTGCCAAGGAAGAAAAAATATCGGTGGAAGAATTAAAGGAAATTATTGAGCTCATTGAAAAAAATAAATGATGGAAGCATTTTTTGAATATTTATTGAAATCCTCAGGAATACTGCTAATATTTTATATAGTCTACCTCCTTTTGCTTCAAAAGGAAACCCTGTTTAAGGAGAATCGAAGATTTCTCCTGCTAGGATTACTGTGTGCTTTGTTATGTCCCTGGATCAGTATTCCGGTTTACATAGAAATGGTTCCTGTGTCTATAAGTTCTGCAAATACGGGCACATTGGTAAACACAGCGTCTAATTCGGGCTCCAGGATTGATCCCTGGGTAATCGGTTTTATTATATATCTGGCCGGATTGGTTTTTTGGTTGACCAAATTCGGACTCCAACTTTGGTCACTTCGCGCTACCCTGAGCAGGGCAGTACTTAAAAGGAAGGAACAAAAGATTCGATATTTGGAAACTGATCAGCAAATTGCCCCGTTTTCATTCTTTAACTACATCGTCTACAATCCTGGTTTTTACAACCGTACAGAACTCGATTCTATTCTGGCTCATGAAAAAGCCCACTGTGAACAAAAGCACTCCTTGGATATTTTGATCAGTCAACTTTTTACAATCATTTTATGGATTAATCCGATGAGTTTTATGTACCACAATAAAATTCGACAGAATCTTGAATTCCTGGCCGATGCGAGTGCCATGAACCGTATCCCGTCAAAGAAGGGTTATCAGTATACCATGCTTAAAGTATCGGGGCAGGAGCTTCCGATAAGTATCATAAATCATTTTTATAATTCATTAATCAAAAAACGAATCGTCATGTTACAAAAATCGCAATCAAAAAAGGCACGGATAATCAAAGCGGCACTGGTTGTCCCGGCTTTGGCCCTATTCCTGTTTAGCTTCAACACCAAAGAAATTTACATCCCATCAAACAAGGGATCTGATGTTAGTTGGGAGGAGATGAAATTAACCAAGGAGATTAAAATTCAGATCAACAAGGATACCACCGATGAAGAATTGGCAGAAATGAAGGAAATGATGGCAGAGGAAGGAGCCGACTTTTCCTATACTGTGGTTCGGAATGAGGAAAAAGAAATCATTGAACTGTCGATTAACGTACAGGGAACATCGGAAGATGGTAAAGAATTTAACGGCACCTCAGATTTTAATAATGACGGTGAACCTATTGACCCTGTTACCATTGTCTTTGATCCCGAAGGAAAAATGATGTTCATGGGAGGAGAAGGTGAAATGGAATTTGGAAAAAGCCTTGAGAAAAGTAAAATGACATGGATTATGGAAGAGGATACCGAAATTTCTGAGAAAGAGATTGAAAAAATGAAAGAAGACGGAATCGTAGTTATACGCGTTACCGAAGATGAAAATGAATGGACCGATGACAAGGGAAATATCACCAAAAGGATTAAGGTAATTAATGGTGGTGACGACAAAGAAGGAGAAAAGATCATTATTAAAGGAGTTGATGGGGACATACATTCTGACGAGGAAATGAGGATCATTAAAAAGAAAATTATTAAAAGTAAGGATGGAGAAATAGAAATTCATGAAGGGCATGAAGATTCAGAAATAGAACACATCGAGGTCATCAAATCAAAAGGTGGGAAAGGCAAGAATGTTTTTATAATCAAGGATTCAGATGATGAAGAAGATATCGAAGTCATGGAAGGGAATGCGTTCTTCTTTGTGGACACAGAGAAGGGAGAAAAACCATTGTATGTAATCGATGGGAAAGTGGTTAAAGAAAAAGCTTTTAGCTCTCTCTCGCCAAAGGATATCGCTACGGTTAATGTCTACAAGGGAGAGAAAGCCATTGAAAAGTACGGAAAGAAAGCAAAGGACGGAGTTGTAGAAGTGATCACCAAGAAGGACTGATCTATAGGTCTTTCAAAACGAATTTCTTGTCAATAGTAAAGCCGACCTGAAACAGGTCGGTTTTTATTTGAAAAAAGATGAAACTGCCAAATAAGGTGCAATTTGATTGATTTTTACTCTACGTTTTTCAAATTCAGCAGTAAACAGCCCTACAATTATTACATATTATCATCATAAAACTCCTTTACTATAACCATTTGTAAATTTTTTGTAGACTTACTATTGTAATTAGCAATAGTTTTTATTTTTTCTCTTACATTTCTGTACGCACTTTTATTAGTTTTCTTTCTTTTCCTTGGCCGCATTAGGTCACTTATATATCTTCCTGAAAAATTAAGAAAATGAGGATCTTTTCCTCTTAAAAACTCAATACATGATTGCATTAGTAAAATTGGTTTTACAATTCTTTATTCTGCTTGTTGGGCTGTTATTGTAGATTGCAACGCAGGGATAAAGAAATAGGAATTGAGGTGGTGAGCCAAGCAGTATAAAGAGAGAATTGCTACATTTGGTGCATGAAAAAGTCTTTTTTCAAAGTGCTGGCTGCCATCAATAGGATATTTCTACCCTCCTACTCAAAAAAAGATTTCGATCTTTCAAAGGCCAGTAAACTACAATTAGCCATAATAGGCTGGAGGTATTTTGTTACCACCAGGGCAATAGATTAGAACCGCATTAAGGAATTTACCTTATAACCAACCAACTTTGAAGCTCCGTGTAATGCAGTTAATTCCAGTAGGAAATTACACTGTATCACAACCCCACCCAGGGCTTCAATAAGCTTACAGGTAGCCTTTGCGGTTCCCCCGGTGGCAAGAACATCATCGTGTACCACTACTCTGTCTCCAGGGTTAATGGCATCGGCGTGTATCTCTAAAGTATCCGACCCGTATTCAAGGTCGTAAGTATGACTGATTTTCTGATGGGGTAATTTCCCTACTTTTCTTACGGGGACAAATCCGGCCCCAATTCCAGTGCCAGAACAGGGCCATAAAAAAACCCCCGGCTTTCCATACCCACCACTACATCCACCTTTTCATTTCCTATGAATTCTAAAAGTGCCTTTGAAGCGGCAGCAAAGGCCTCAGCATCTTTCAGCAAGGGAGTAATATCCTTAAAACCAATTCCTTGCTTTGGAAAATTATCGATATCCCGCACATACTGTTTAAAATCCATATTTGGTTTTTCTTTATTTTGCCCATAAATGTAAAAAGAAATATATTTGCAGGCCCTTTCACAAGGGAATTCACTTTAGGCCACGTGGCGCAACTGAATAGCGCATCTGATTACGGCTCAGAAGGTTCCAGGTTTGAATCCTGGCGTGGTCACGAATAAATAGTTCAATAAGAAAAAACGCCAAGTTCGCTTGAGCGTTTTTTTGTTTGGACTATTTTCAAAGCGGAGCTTTGGAGGATGTTCGAGCGAAGCGAAGAAAATCCTGGTGTGGTCACATCAAGCAGGAATCCCCGCTCCGAGGAGTGGGGTTATTTTTTTGGATCCGGCGTCAAAAGCTTGATTTTGTAAGGCGGGAACGAAAAAAGAATTGCAAAGCCGCTTGGCTTTGCAGGGTTTCCTATTTGCAGGAGCGACAACTCTCGGGATGTGCGCCTGCAAATCCTGGCGTGGTCACATCAAGCAGGAAACCCCGCTCCGAGGAGCGGGGTTATTTTTTTGGATCCGGCGTCAAAAGCTTGATTTTGTAAGGCGGGATCAGGAGTCCCGATAGTCCTTGGGACGAGTATTCCTGAATTTTAATTAAATACTTAATCTTGAACTTATACTCTTAATTAAACCCAATCTCCTTGAGGGCATCATGACTAATTCGGATGGCATCAAGTGGTTCCATTCCGTCAAAGGTCATATCCTGCTCTACCATATAGTATTTCATCCCTGAAAGCTGCTTGTGTTCCAATATGGTTTTAAAATCTATAGACCCCCTCCCAACCGGGGCAAAACGACCTTTTTCGTCCATGTCCTTTACATGCCAGATCTTAAAACGTCCCGGGTACTTTTCAAAGTAGGCTAACGGATCTGCTCCGGCTCTGGTCACCCAATACAAATCCATTTGGAAATTAACGTATTTCGGATCTGTATTTTCCAGCATATAGTCAATAGGCACTAGTCCTTCCTCATCTTCCATAAATTCAAAATCGTGATTGTGATAGAGTAATTTGAGTCCGGCATTATGGGCCTTTTCACCCAGCTGATTAATAATTTCGGTTAAATGGGCTGCACCCCCGGTCATGCCCAGGGTCAAGGTAGCTTCATCATACGTAAATAATCCCATTGGAGGTACGGGAACCACAAAATATTCGAATCCCGCAGCTTTAACATCAGCCATCATCTGTTCTGCATTTTCCAATGTCACCGATCCCTGGTGCGTACTTACAGGATTTAGCCCTAATTCTGCCAGTAGGGTTTTAAATTCTTCCGGGGACATCCCGTAGAATTTACCCCCGTCATAGCCAGCGGCTTCAACATTTACATATCCTGCATCGGCCACAGCCTGGAGGGTTTGCTTTGCATCGGTATTCATGTCATCCCTCACTGTGTAGAGGGCGAGACCACCAAAGGGTTGCTGCTCATGCTCAGTACAGGATAACAAGAAAAGGGTAAGAAGTAAGACTGGGTTTAAGTTTCTTAATTTCATGGATTCTAAAGATTACATAGTTCAGGTCTTTGCTATACAGAATACTCTAGTTGCTTTTTCTTTCCTTATTTGGATCGCATTAGGGCAACCTTAATTGCTTTTTGAAAAATCTCATGAATCTTCTTTATTTGAAACTTTTATTCCCAAATATCCATATTTAGTCGATATATAATCCAAAAGCGTGTAGATAAACAAAGCAATGCCGATCATTTCAAAAGATTCTTCTAACGTCATTATAATATGATAACTGAAGTCCTTTTTAGACATTTTTGTGGCAATTATTTCAAAACCTATAGCCCCAAAGACAAAAATTAATCCCGAAATCACAAAATACTTCCTTGTTCTTCTAGGTAATCTAGATAAAAATTTAAAATAGAGAATAAATAACACTAATACAGCTATTCCGTATGGAACAATCCATGCAGTTTCTAAATACCCGGTTAGATTCATTCTATTCCTAAAATAATCCCCCACTTTTTCATGAATAGACGCAAATTCATCTATGCCCAAGAATATAAATAATATCCCTAAAATAATCCACAATATAAAGTCTCTTCTCAGTATCTTTTTCCTTGTTGCAATCATAAAAATCAAAAATGCCGAAATCATTAAAGTACTCGATGAATAAAATGTTGGAACATTTCTCTCAGAGTCTAGACTGAACAGTCGACGTAATAAATTTGTATAATTGTTTCCATATAATGAATGTAATAATAGGAACAAAGAACTCAATATAATCAAAACTGAAATTAAGATAATTAAAGTCTTTAATGCCTGCCTAGGTGAGAATGAGATATTCATACAGTTCCGATAATTGAATCTGAGTAAAAATGTATTTCTTAATCTCTCAGATATTTTATTCTGATAGTTAAAATTAATGGTTTAATGCATACCTACTCAAAATTTAAATGAAAATCTATAAAATCACAATATTTTACGAGCAGCAATTATTGTATCGCACACTCCAAGAGAATTGGATGTAAAACAGGATAAATAGTATCTTCGCTGTAAATTCATTTGCTATGAAGATCAAATTGTTTTTCGCGGTATTTTTTTTAGTAATTATTACCTCCTGTTCCAAGGATTCTTCCCCTTCTGAGCCGAAAATTTCACAGGATCTACTCGATGCCATTACCGGACTCTATAACCTCTCAGAATATATTGTAAGTCCGCCCCAGGACCTCAACAACGATGATGTCCTTTCGCAAGACCTTATGGAAGAACTCGATTGCCTAAGTGCGAGTATCATACTGCGCGAAGACCTCAGTTACAGTAAATTTGCCATGCAATTGAATATCAGCCTTATTACCAACGACCTATACGCCATTTCCTGTAACTTTAATCAATCTACCACTGGAACCTGGGATCTGGTTAACGGACAGATCGTCCTTTCTGAGGAATCAGAGAACTCCTATGCCCTGGATGGTTCGGTCCTGACCCTTACCCTAGGGGAAATGCTACCGGATTTTCAGTCTCAGGTATTCGTAAAACAGTAAGCTGTATCCTGCCGGGAAATATGGCTAAACCAGTTCGTCCTTTTTTATATTAGAGATCTGTAACCAGGATTACATTGAAAGGGAGTCATTCACCTATCTTTGCATAAAATTTTATACATGGAATTACTACTTCAACCCTGGCCGTGGTATGTCTCCGGACCCTTGATAGCCCTGGTCATGGTCTTGCTGATCTATTTTGGCAAGACCTTTGGCATGTCTAGTAATCTGCGTACCCTGTGTACCATGGGAGGCGCAGATAATTTTGCTTCCTTCTTTAAATTTGATTGGAAGTCACAGATATGGAACCTGACCGTGGTATTGGGAGCTGTAATAGGCGGATTTATCGCAGTAAACTTCCTCTCAGATGGGTCTACAATCGCTCTGAACCCTGAAACAGTATCCGATCTCAGTTCCCTGGGATTTGAAAATGCCGGTGCCTCTCTGCTGCCTCCTGAAATATACGACTGGAATGCAGCTTTAACCTTAAAAGGGTTACTCATCCTGATAGGCGGTGGATTTCTTGTGGGCTTCGGTACCCGATACGCAGGAGGATGTACCTCAGGACACGCGATCAGCGGATTGAGTAATCTGCAGTGGCCCTCCCTGGTTGCCGTAATAGGCTTTTTTATTGGCGGACTCGTCATGGTTCATTTCTTGTACCCCTTAATCTTTAGCGCATGAAATTATTGAAGTATTTAATGGTCGGAGTATTCTTCGGTATTGTTTTAGTAAAATCTGAAGCCGTCTCCTGGTACAGGATCTTCGAGATGTTTCAATTTCAATCCTTCCATATGTATGGAATAATAGGATCAGCCGTGGTAGTTGGAATCGCTGCAATATGGCTCATCAAAAAGTCCAGACTCAACAGCATTGAAGGTCAACCCATAGAAATTCCTTCAAAAGACAAAAGTATTGCCAGATACATCATCGGAGGATCTGTATTCGGACTTGGCTGGGGCCTTGCCGGAGCTTGTCCCGGTCCCATGTATATTTTGGTTGGTACAGGAGTCCTGAGTATGTTCCTGGTCATCGGAGGTGCCATTCTCGGTACGTTTATGTACGGAGTATTGCGCGACAAACTACCGCATTAAGTCTATTTAACCCCGACCTCATCTACATAGGCACTTGATCTGTCCGAAGGCCGACTTCAATCCTTTTGATCTCACCTGTTCGCTCAAAGATGCGATTACTAGTCTCTGAATTGAGTTTTAAGCCATCGATCTTTTCAGATTTTCCACTCTCATAGATGAGTTCAACCTTTTCTTGGGTGCCAAAGCTATACACCACAGGGATCTGGCAATAGGTAAACGCAATACTGCCGGGTGCTAGTGTCAGAGTTTGCTGCTCCCCCTTTAAATCAATAAAATCAAACTGGGCTTCTTCTTTCAGGATCTCCTCCTTCTGAATCAAGCCTGTTCCAAATGACAATTTCCCATTTTGAACCTGTACTCCTAATTCGGCTAAACGACTAAGGATATCCTCCTTTACCTGCCCCGTCATACCCGGCTGCTGTGCCCCTTTGGTGGCAGGAGTATGGGAGTACGGATCTGTTGGAAAAGCACCGTATACCTCAGGTGATTTGTGAGCTCCTATTCCCTCATTGATCTCGTGGTAATGCTCCATCAGGGCTTTGATAGTTGATTCGGAAGCTCCTTCCGAAACAGCACGTCTGCTGCATTCCATTACGGCCAATAACAATTTAGAGACCATATGCCAGTAGATAGAGCCCAATCCTTCGTATCCGAAAAAGGTACCGGATCTGCCGGTGAAGGATTTGTGATCAAAAACCTCTTCAAAAATGTCAAGTACCAGGCTTTTTTCGGCTTTAACCAAGGAGGCGTACTTGCTATCCTTAAGCTCCTCTAACACTTTATTGAGATCATTTGCGTTGTGAAAATTACCATTAAAATGGTATTTCCCACTGACGTCTTTTTCAACTATCTGACTATTTCCTGTCTCTAGGAGCTCTGTTAATAGTTTAGAGTCTTTTACCCTTTCGGCGGGGATGACATTTTTAACCATGAATCCCGGTAACTGCTTATCAGGATAAAGGATATAACTGTTTTGATCCTTTCGGTAGAGAGCGCTCTTCCTCAGGCTATTGAGAAGCTTAAGTACTTCATCAGCTTTGAGGTAACCGGCACTGAGTACTGCAACCTGTCCTTCGAGCATTACACTCAAGTAGTCTACAGCAGTACCTTTTCCTGGTCTGATGCTGATCAGATTGTAGGAGTGATATAAATCGTCTTCTCTTTTGTTTGCGTCAATGGAATGCTCAAGGAATGGCAAAATAGTATCTGCAAATCGAATCAGTTCTGCTTTAGAAAGACTTACTTTCTTCCCACTAAAACCTGAATTATAGATCTGTTCGCGGTATTTACTACCAGAAGTTCCCAAACTTTCCATAATCTGTAATCGCTCTCCATCGGTGAAGGTCCTTTTAAGTCCGGCTTTGTGAGCTTCCAGTGTCTGAACCACAGACTTCATAAATTCTGAGATCTCTGAGGAAACTTTCACCTCATCCGCATCATTCGTTTCGACAATCTCTCTGAACTTCACTAAAAATCGTCTCAAGTAATAGAGTGTCACCATGGATACCCCGTTTCCTACCAACGCATTGTTGGCATCATTCC
This DNA window, taken from Muriicola soli, encodes the following:
- a CDS encoding glutamine synthetase III, translating into MSTQRLNAISQSSQRKPSITVEEIRRSELFGSQVFNEDRMTQYLTRDALESVKNAIFTGSKINRKMADQIAESMKSWALSMGATHYTHWFQPLTGATAEKHDAFFDLLPNGRAIEKFGGSQLVQQEPDASSFPSGGIRNTFEARGYTAWDPTSPAFIYGATLCIPTVFVSYTGEALDNKVPLLRALHAVDEAATKVARYFDKTVNKVNATLGWEQEYFLIDKSLANSRPDLVLSGRTLVGQAAAKGQQLDDHYFGVIPLRAINYMKDLEVECTKLGIPVKTRHNEVAPNQFELAPVFEEANLAVDHNLLLMDVMEKVADKHDLKVLFHEKPFAGINGSGKHNNWSLATDTGVNLLSPGSTPMKNLQFLTFFVNTIKAVDSYEELLRASIASASNDHRLGANEAPPAIFSIFIGKQLSEVLDELEGVSQGKLSPEEKTELKLNVVGKIPEILLDNTDRNRTSPFAFTGNKFEMRGVGSKSNCAKPMTVLNTIVAKQLINFKIEVDALIAKKSLKKDEAIFNVLREYIKSSKRIRFDGDGYSESWWKEAAKRKLSNNKNTPEALQVLTSKHTLELFQEMQVMSETEVRARQEVELETYILQTQIEGRVFNELVNTHIIPAAIKYQNAVIENIKGIKEVYGAGFKKQAVAQLAILEDISGHLEATRKKSDAMTEARKKANAEPDVYKKAMAYCHDVRPYFDDIRYHCDKLEQLVEDQSWPLAKYRELLFIR
- a CDS encoding glutamine synthetase beta-grasp domain-containing protein yields the protein MSKAKLEYIWLDGYHPTQNMRSKTKIEDDFSGKLEDCPVWSFDGSSTQQAEGGSSDCLLKPVAIFPDPTRINGYLVMTEVMNADGTPHVSNHRAKIDDDDNDFWFGFEQEYFIMDRKTQLPLGFPLGGYPGPQGMYYCSVGGLNTHGRDFVEEHADICLEAGINFEGINQEVASGQWEFQIFAKGAKNAGDQVWVARYILDRLTESYGYYIEYHPKPVKGDWNGSGMHANFSNSLLRNAGSKDVYEAVCEAFRPVAKEHIAVYGEFNDQRLTGLHETASINDFSYGVSDRGASIRIPIATVERGWKGWLEDRRPASNGDPYKIAGRIVQTVKSAKIEVSA
- a CDS encoding calcium/sodium antiporter; translation: MQHFIFIVLGLTLLIIGGNWLLKASVALSLRLNIPRIIIGMTIVSFATSTPELIVSVNAALEGFPDLALGNVVGSNIANLGLVLGIILVLGPIEVRKSFYKTDWPVMMAASLLFFFLIYFDGVISALEGCIMLGCLFLFLVFLLKFQKPAVVENLDKSIIPLPLYKAVFFLGIGGFGLWAGSEFLITGAVGLATFYEVSERIIGITVVSVGTSIPELAASVIAILKKEKAIGLGNLIGSNIFNLLAVLGITSMVSPIHVIDQGLLNNDIFWMLGFAFLVLPLVFFPKGLRLGWHDGIILLLGYGAFLYLTLG
- a CDS encoding BlaI/MecI/CopY family transcriptional regulator; translated protein: MKKLTNKEEEVMKILWKLKKAFVKEILAEIKEDKPHYNTLSTIVRNLEDKEYVGHEAFGNTHRYFPLISMEAYRKRFVNATIADFYDNSYKSLVSFFAKEEKISVEELKEIIELIEKNK
- a CDS encoding M56 family metallopeptidase, which translates into the protein MMEAFFEYLLKSSGILLIFYIVYLLLLQKETLFKENRRFLLLGLLCALLCPWISIPVYIEMVPVSISSANTGTLVNTASNSGSRIDPWVIGFIIYLAGLVFWLTKFGLQLWSLRATLSRAVLKRKEQKIRYLETDQQIAPFSFFNYIVYNPGFYNRTELDSILAHEKAHCEQKHSLDILISQLFTIILWINPMSFMYHNKIRQNLEFLADASAMNRIPSKKGYQYTMLKVSGQELPISIINHFYNSLIKKRIVMLQKSQSKKARIIKAALVVPALALFLFSFNTKEIYIPSNKGSDVSWEEMKLTKEIKIQINKDTTDEELAEMKEMMAEEGADFSYTVVRNEEKEIIELSINVQGTSEDGKEFNGTSDFNNDGEPIDPVTIVFDPEGKMMFMGGEGEMEFGKSLEKSKMTWIMEEDTEISEKEIEKMKEDGIVVIRVTEDENEWTDDKGNITKRIKVINGGDDKEGEKIIIKGVDGDIHSDEEMRIIKKKIIKSKDGEIEIHEGHEDSEIEHIEVIKSKGGKGKNVFIIKDSDDEEDIEVMEGNAFFFVDTEKGEKPLYVIDGKVVKEKAFSSLSPKDIATVNVYKGEKAIEKYGKKAKDGVVEVITKKD
- a CDS encoding SsrA-binding protein translates to MKKSFFKVLAAINRIFLPSYSKKDFDLSKASKLQLAIIGWRYFVTTRAID